The Heterodontus francisci isolate sHetFra1 unplaced genomic scaffold, sHetFra1.hap1 HAP1_SCAFFOLD_124, whole genome shotgun sequence genome window below encodes:
- the LOC137359248 gene encoding uncharacterized protein DDB_G0283357-like, with amino-acid sequence EKNANKLKNNLNRGNTPTNSTTTSTGKKHQQTSTTSRIGKEQQQIQQQPQEVRNTNKFNKNLQVKTPKYSTAQLVRDKAPTQLTTTSTEEKHQQIHQQLEQGKNTNKLKNKLNRKHQQIQQELEWSNNTKKFNSNLNRIETPINAPTTSRRNTTKFNNNLNSKEAPNSSTPSGKTSNFNNLNKNAPTNSTKISTREKHQEIQQQPQQQRNINKCTNKLKKKHQHIQQQPQEDRNTNKFNNSMNGERTPNNSSRTSTAEKHQQMRQQTPGETLTNSTITSRDEKHQQIQQLEQEKSINKFNCNLSRLEKKTPTPLTTTSSGEKYQQFQQPPQKSTNKFNNTFSRRKNTNKFNNNLNRRETPKNTRTTSTGDNHQQIKQPQQE; translated from the exons GAGAAAAACGCCAACAAATTGAAAAACAATCTCAACCGGGGAaatacaccaacaaactcaacaacaacctcaacaggaaagAAACATCAACAAACTTCAACAACATCTCGAATAGGGAaagaacagcaacaaattcaacaacaacctcaagaggtgagaaacaccaacaaattcaacaaaaacctccagGTGAAAACACCAAAATATTCAACAGCACAATTAGTCAGAGATAAAGCACCAACACAgttaacaacaacctcaacagaagaaaaacaccaacagatTCATCAACAGCTTGAACAGGGAaagaacaccaacaaactcaaaaacaaactcaacaggaaacaccaacaaattcaacaagaacttgaATGGAGTaacaacaccaaaaaattcaacagtaaCCTCAACAGAATAGAAACACCAATAAATGCACCAACAACCTCAAGGAGAAACAccaccaaattcaacaacaacctcaacagcaaAGAAGCACCAAATTCATCAACACCTTCA GGGAAAACCAGCAATTTCAACAACCTCAACAAaaatgcaccaacaaattcaacaaaaatctcaacaagagagaaacaccaagaaattcaacaacaacctcaacagcagAGAAACATCAACAAATGCACTAACAAGCTCAAGAAGAAACACCAAcatattcaacaacaacctcaagaggaccgaaataccaacaaattcaataacagcaTGAATGGAGAGAGAACACCAAACAATTCATCAAGAACCTCAACagcagagaaacaccaacaaatgcgcCAACAAACGccaggagaaacactaacaaattcaacaataacctcAAGagatgagaaacaccaacaaattcaacaactggaACAGGAAAAGAGCATCAACAAATTCAACTGCAACTTGAGCCGG ctggagaaaaaaacaccaacaccattaacaacaaCCTCATCTGGGGAAAAATACCAGCAATTTCAACAACCTCCAcaaaaaagcaccaacaaattcaacaacaccttcagccggagaaaaaacaccaacaaattcaacaacaatctcaacaggagagaaacaccaaaaaatacaagaacaacctcaacaggagataaTCACCAACAAAtaaaacaacctcaacaggagtga